The following proteins are co-located in the Phycisphaerales bacterium genome:
- the mug gene encoding G/U mismatch-specific DNA glycosylase translates to MSGARKPTKDELAAAHGRETVPDLVRPGLALLFVGINPGLWSGATGYHFARPGNRFWPALHQAGLTPRQLHPSESRELLKFGIGMTKVVQRATATAAELTLEEVRAGGEVVRNMVRKHRPRVVCFLGVGIFQQAYGVKKVKVGVQAELFEGAQLWVLPNPSGLNANYQLRDFVRLFREVGEAAGLLEGGRGARRRAPPR, encoded by the coding sequence ATGAGTGGTGCGAGGAAGCCAACGAAGGACGAGCTGGCGGCGGCGCATGGGCGGGAGACGGTGCCGGACCTGGTGCGGCCGGGGTTGGCGCTGCTGTTCGTGGGGATCAACCCGGGGCTGTGGTCGGGGGCGACGGGGTACCACTTTGCGCGGCCGGGGAATCGGTTCTGGCCGGCGCTGCACCAGGCGGGTTTGACACCGCGTCAGCTGCACCCCAGCGAGTCGCGCGAGTTGCTGAAGTTTGGGATCGGCATGACCAAGGTGGTGCAGCGGGCGACGGCGACCGCGGCGGAGCTGACGCTCGAGGAGGTCCGCGCCGGGGGCGAGGTGGTGCGAAACATGGTGCGGAAGCACAGGCCGCGGGTGGTGTGCTTCCTGGGTGTGGGGATCTTCCAGCAGGCGTACGGCGTGAAGAAGGTGAAGGTGGGCGTGCAGGCGGAGCTGTTCGAGGGCGCCCAGCTGTGGGTGCTGCCAAACCCGAGCGGGCTGAATGCGAACTACCAGCTGCGCGACTTCGTGCGGCTGTTCAGGGAGGTGGGGGAGGCGGCGGGGTTGCTGGAGGGCGGGCGCGGGGCGAGACGAAGAGCACCGCCGAGATGA
- the rmuC gene encoding DNA recombination protein RmuC gives MDAGHIVLGLAAAAGVGAVVWFLIERGRLAARVGVAEAEGRAASAAKDAAERALGEVRGSLEEMGRRVTLAQAEQARLGEALQREQRTREEERARGVREVEAAVENERRLHAEEVRRLESVHAEKLIAVNVARKEIEEKLAAFDVKMKESFGALAGEVLRNNNESFLKLAETKLAAAQKQGEQELDRKRAEVDQLLKPISETLKRTDEKLALMGKEWASDRASLVEHIRGVAAQSDGLRAETMKLAKALSKPEVRGRYGEIQLRRVAELAGMTSYCDFAEQASHRDDAGRLLRPDMVVKLPNDRVIAVDAKCNTYAYVQAAEATDDVVREECLERFARHVSEQVSALSKKGYWAELDGSPDFVVMFVPGDQFLDAALARRGDLLEKAAEQNVILASPSTLIGLLRAVAVGWREKRIEEQARELFELGRELHDRAATAFANIASVGKALTAAVERYNKFVGSYESRLEPTLRKFEDAGVKSGKELPEVTPVAGIVREVVIEPKPALLEGAKAQGS, from the coding sequence ATGGATGCTGGACACATCGTGCTGGGGCTCGCTGCCGCGGCGGGGGTTGGGGCGGTTGTTTGGTTTTTGATTGAGCGCGGGCGGCTGGCGGCCCGGGTGGGGGTGGCGGAGGCGGAGGGTCGAGCGGCTTCGGCAGCGAAGGACGCGGCGGAGCGGGCGCTGGGGGAGGTGCGCGGCTCGCTGGAGGAGATGGGGCGGCGGGTGACGCTGGCGCAGGCGGAGCAGGCGCGGCTCGGTGAGGCGCTGCAGCGGGAGCAGCGGACGCGCGAGGAGGAGCGGGCGCGGGGGGTGCGCGAGGTGGAGGCCGCGGTCGAGAACGAGCGGCGGCTGCACGCGGAGGAGGTGCGGCGGCTGGAGTCGGTGCACGCGGAGAAGCTGATCGCGGTGAACGTGGCGCGGAAGGAGATCGAGGAGAAGCTGGCCGCGTTCGACGTGAAGATGAAGGAGAGCTTCGGGGCGCTGGCGGGCGAGGTGCTGCGGAACAACAACGAGAGCTTCCTGAAGCTGGCAGAGACGAAGCTTGCCGCGGCGCAGAAGCAGGGGGAGCAGGAGCTCGACCGCAAGCGCGCGGAGGTGGACCAGCTGCTCAAGCCGATCAGCGAGACGCTCAAGCGCACGGACGAGAAGCTCGCGCTCATGGGCAAGGAGTGGGCGAGCGACCGGGCGTCGCTGGTGGAGCACATCCGCGGCGTGGCGGCGCAGAGCGACGGGCTGCGGGCGGAGACGATGAAGCTGGCGAAGGCGCTGAGCAAGCCGGAGGTGCGCGGGCGGTACGGCGAGATCCAGCTGCGGCGGGTGGCGGAGCTCGCGGGCATGACCAGCTACTGCGACTTCGCGGAGCAGGCGAGCCACCGGGATGACGCGGGGCGGCTGCTGAGGCCGGATATGGTCGTGAAGCTGCCCAATGACCGCGTGATCGCCGTTGATGCGAAGTGCAACACGTACGCGTATGTGCAGGCGGCGGAGGCGACGGATGATGTCGTGCGCGAGGAGTGCCTCGAGCGATTTGCGCGGCACGTTTCGGAGCAGGTTTCGGCGCTGTCAAAGAAGGGATACTGGGCGGAGCTGGACGGGTCGCCGGACTTTGTGGTGATGTTCGTGCCCGGGGATCAGTTCCTGGATGCGGCGTTGGCGCGGCGGGGGGACCTCTTGGAGAAGGCCGCGGAGCAGAATGTGATCCTGGCGAGCCCTTCGACGCTGATCGGGCTTTTGCGAGCGGTGGCGGTGGGGTGGCGGGAGAAGCGGATCGAGGAGCAGGCGCGGGAGCTGTTTGAGCTCGGGCGCGAGCTGCACGACCGCGCGGCGACGGCCTTTGCGAACATCGCGAGCGTGGGCAAGGCGCTGACGGCGGCGGTGGAGCGGTACAACAAGTTCGTCGGGAGCTATGAGAGCCGGCTGGAGCCCACGCTGCGGAAGTTTGAGGATGCGGGGGTGAAGAGCGGGAAGGAGCTGCCGGAAGTGACGCCGGTCGCCGGGATCGTGCGGGAGGTGGTGATTGAGCCGAAGCCGGCGCTGCTGGAGGGCGCGAAAGCCCAGGGTTCATGA
- a CDS encoding co-chaperone GroES: MSKTASPSKTNKPASKTNVRPLGDKILVRRDEAASKTESGIIIPEAGKERPKTGVVEAVGSGALDKTTGERVPLSVKKGDRILFTSYAGTELKLDGDELLIMTEDDILAVID; this comes from the coding sequence ATGTCCAAGACTGCCAGCCCCAGCAAAACGAACAAGCCAGCCTCCAAGACCAACGTCCGCCCCCTGGGCGACAAGATCCTCGTCCGCCGCGACGAGGCCGCCAGCAAGACCGAGAGCGGCATCATCATCCCCGAGGCCGGCAAGGAGCGCCCCAAGACCGGCGTGGTTGAGGCCGTGGGATCCGGCGCTCTCGACAAGACCACCGGCGAGCGCGTGCCGCTGAGCGTCAAGAAGGGCGACCGCATCCTCTTCACCAGCTACGCCGGCACCGAGCTCAAGCTCGACGGCGACGAGCTCCTCATCATGACCGAGGACGACATCCTGGCTGTCATTGACTGA
- the groL gene encoding chaperonin GroEL (60 kDa chaperone family; promotes refolding of misfolded polypeptides especially under stressful conditions; forms two stacked rings of heptamers to form a barrel-shaped 14mer; ends can be capped by GroES; misfolded proteins enter the barrel where they are refolded when GroES binds) yields the protein MPAKAIAYNTDAREKILRGVQKLAHAVKVTLGPSGRVVVLEKSFGAPTVTKDGVTVAKEVELDDPYENMGAQMIKEVANKSSKDAGDGTTTATIYAEAIYAEGLKVITAGANPNLVKRGIEQAVSAVVAELQAMSKKVESSKEIAQVGTCSANQDKEIGDIIAKAMDKVGKDGVITVEEGKSLTTEVELVEGMQFDKGYLSPHFVTNPAAMECVLDNPYVLIFEKKISSAKDMLPLLGKIAEQGASLLIIAEDVDSEALATLVVNKIRGVLKVCAVKAPGFGDRRKEMLEDIATLTGGRAIMEELGIQLENIEIGDLGRAKKVTVDKDNTTIVEGAGQSNAIKARIDMIRHQIENTTSDYDREKLEERLAKLAGGVAQINVGAATEVEMKEKKARVEDALHACRAAVEEGILPGGGVAVLRARRALDKLRKKADTDERSGIDIVFRAVAAPVKQIAQNGGLDGSVIASKVEESQETNYGYNALTHEFGDMIKMGVIVPTKVERVALQNAASVAALLLTTEAAIVEIKEKKKPAGGHDHGHDDMDY from the coding sequence ATGCCCGCCAAAGCCATCGCCTACAACACCGACGCCCGCGAGAAGATCCTCCGCGGCGTCCAGAAGCTCGCCCACGCCGTCAAGGTCACCCTCGGCCCCTCCGGCCGCGTCGTCGTCCTCGAGAAGTCCTTCGGCGCCCCCACCGTCACCAAGGACGGCGTCACCGTCGCCAAGGAAGTCGAGCTCGATGACCCCTACGAGAACATGGGCGCCCAGATGATCAAGGAGGTCGCCAACAAGTCCTCCAAGGACGCCGGCGACGGCACCACCACCGCCACCATCTACGCCGAGGCCATCTACGCCGAGGGTTTGAAGGTCATCACCGCGGGCGCGAACCCGAACCTGGTCAAGCGAGGGATTGAGCAGGCCGTCTCGGCCGTCGTCGCCGAGCTCCAGGCCATGTCCAAGAAGGTCGAGAGCAGCAAGGAGATCGCCCAGGTCGGCACCTGCTCCGCCAACCAGGACAAGGAAATCGGCGACATCATCGCCAAGGCCATGGACAAGGTCGGCAAGGACGGCGTCATCACCGTCGAGGAAGGCAAGTCCCTTACCACCGAGGTCGAGCTCGTCGAGGGCATGCAGTTCGACAAGGGCTACCTCAGCCCCCACTTCGTCACCAACCCCGCCGCCATGGAGTGCGTGCTCGACAACCCCTACGTCCTCATCTTCGAGAAGAAGATCAGCAGCGCGAAGGACATGCTCCCCCTCCTGGGCAAGATCGCCGAGCAGGGCGCGTCGCTGCTCATCATCGCAGAGGACGTTGACAGCGAGGCCCTCGCCACGCTCGTCGTCAACAAGATCCGCGGCGTCCTCAAGGTCTGCGCCGTCAAGGCCCCCGGCTTCGGCGACCGCCGCAAGGAAATGCTCGAGGACATCGCCACCCTCACCGGCGGCCGCGCCATCATGGAAGAGCTCGGCATCCAGCTCGAGAACATCGAGATCGGCGACCTCGGCCGCGCCAAGAAGGTCACCGTCGACAAGGACAACACCACCATCGTCGAGGGCGCCGGCCAGTCCAACGCCATCAAGGCCCGCATCGACATGATCCGCCACCAGATCGAGAACACCACCAGCGACTACGACCGCGAGAAGCTCGAGGAGCGTCTCGCCAAGCTCGCCGGCGGCGTCGCCCAGATCAACGTCGGCGCGGCCACCGAGGTCGAAATGAAGGAGAAGAAGGCCCGCGTCGAGGACGCCCTCCACGCCTGCCGCGCCGCGGTCGAAGAAGGCATCCTCCCCGGCGGCGGCGTCGCCGTCCTCCGCGCCCGCCGCGCCCTCGACAAGCTCCGCAAGAAGGCCGACACCGACGAGCGCTCCGGCATCGACATCGTCTTCCGCGCCGTCGCCGCCCCCGTGAAGCAGATCGCCCAGAACGGCGGCCTCGACGGCTCCGTCATCGCCTCCAAGGTCGAGGAGTCCCAGGAGACCAACTACGGCTACAACGCCCTCACCCACGAGTTCGGCGACATGATCAAGATGGGCGTCATCGTCCCGACGAAGGTGGAGCGCGTGGCGTTGCAGAACGCCGCGAGCGTGGCGGCCCTGCTCCTGACCACCGAGGCCGCGATCGTCGAGATCAAGGAAAAGAAGAAGCCCGCGGGCGGACATGACCACGGGCATGACGACATGGACTATTGA
- a CDS encoding TIR domain-containing protein encodes MAAVDSNGATIFVVDDDFASEALVEALNLHGFNAERLRSTALAMKNLERLASADLVILDLMMEGGNGAGSAGMKVATAVRKRNPDASIMVLSGVSDPTTIATLRSAGLEFRSKQTYSDIHSLIEQIELLAGPNARSRTPEPPVVFIVHGHDEAAKLDLKNYLQNTLRLPEPIILHEQPSLGRTIIEKFEAYASRATLVFVLLTPDDKGAAVTADNDMKRRARQNVIFEMGYFLAKLGRHSGRVILLHKGGLELPTDIAGMIYIDITHGIGSAGEIIRKELASALA; translated from the coding sequence ATGGCAGCAGTCGACAGTAATGGTGCGACCATCTTTGTGGTCGATGACGACTTCGCGTCGGAGGCGCTCGTTGAAGCTTTGAATCTGCATGGATTCAACGCCGAGCGGCTGCGTTCCACCGCGCTCGCGATGAAAAATCTGGAGCGTCTGGCCTCAGCCGATCTTGTGATCCTCGATCTGATGATGGAGGGCGGGAACGGTGCCGGTTCTGCGGGGATGAAAGTCGCAACTGCAGTTCGAAAGAGGAATCCCGACGCGAGTATCATGGTATTGTCCGGCGTTTCCGATCCGACCACAATCGCAACCTTGAGGAGCGCGGGACTCGAGTTCAGGTCGAAACAGACCTACTCCGACATTCACTCTCTCATTGAGCAGATCGAACTCCTTGCCGGACCGAATGCTCGTTCTCGCACGCCTGAGCCACCAGTAGTTTTCATCGTGCATGGGCACGACGAGGCGGCCAAATTGGATCTCAAGAACTACCTCCAGAATACCTTGAGACTTCCAGAGCCGATCATACTCCACGAGCAGCCTTCCCTCGGACGGACCATCATTGAGAAATTTGAGGCGTACGCTTCGCGGGCAACGCTCGTGTTCGTACTCCTCACTCCGGATGACAAGGGCGCGGCCGTCACCGCTGACAACGACATGAAGCGTCGGGCCCGGCAGAACGTCATCTTCGAGATGGGGTATTTCCTTGCTAAACTTGGTCGACATTCAGGCCGTGTGATCTTGCTCCACAAGGGAGGCTTGGAGTTGCCGACCGACATTGCCGGGATGATTTACATTGATATTACTCACGGCATTGGTTCAGCCGGCGAGATTATCCGAAAGGAACTTGCGAGTGCCCTTGCCTGA
- a CDS encoding HAMP domain-containing sensor histidine kinase yields the protein MPLPDEGPDIGKLQSRVAELERELARVQKERAEYLQNVSHQLVAPLNAIKWHIENLTSGRLGVDRAKKVLRSVYSQATIAVHLAKNFALMSNLEGDHALASLKEPLQEVDLCRLAINLADDFQPQGWEREIQIKVDDAQLGEAPPVLAMKPLISQVFSNIIENAVKYSHDGTLIQIAGLHDKSTNTVVVEVANRGIGVDSKETDLVFERAYRSERAKNKYPAGTGFGLYIAKKIVDLHEGTIEAYTDERGFTVFAVTLPVSALEGKARVVQRSRA from the coding sequence GTGCCCTTGCCTGACGAAGGTCCCGACATCGGAAAACTGCAAAGCCGCGTCGCTGAACTTGAGCGCGAACTTGCTCGCGTTCAGAAGGAACGGGCGGAATACCTGCAGAATGTCTCGCATCAACTTGTAGCACCTCTGAATGCTATCAAGTGGCACATTGAAAACTTGACGAGCGGGCGGCTTGGTGTCGATCGTGCAAAGAAGGTGTTGCGTTCGGTGTACTCTCAAGCCACTATCGCCGTTCACTTGGCCAAGAATTTCGCGCTTATGTCCAATCTGGAGGGGGATCACGCGCTCGCAAGTCTCAAGGAGCCTCTTCAGGAGGTTGACCTGTGCCGTCTAGCGATCAACCTGGCCGACGATTTCCAGCCACAGGGCTGGGAGCGGGAAATTCAGATTAAGGTCGATGACGCGCAGCTTGGCGAGGCTCCGCCTGTGCTTGCCATGAAGCCGCTGATTAGCCAAGTGTTCAGCAACATTATTGAGAATGCGGTGAAGTATTCTCACGACGGAACGCTTATTCAGATTGCAGGACTCCACGACAAGAGCACAAACACCGTGGTTGTAGAGGTCGCGAACCGCGGGATCGGTGTGGACAGTAAGGAAACCGACTTAGTATTTGAGCGTGCTTACCGTAGCGAACGGGCTAAAAACAAGTACCCCGCTGGAACTGGATTTGGACTGTACATCGCTAAGAAGATTGTCGATCTCCATGAAGGCACTATCGAAGCTTACACTGACGAGCGGGGTTTCACTGTTTTCGCCGTTACGCTTCCTGTAAGCGCTCTCGAGGGTAAGGCCCGAGTCGTCCAACGTTCACGCGCGTGA
- a CDS encoding response regulator → MPKTVLLVDDEQGYLEALADALEFQGYRVLKATNGSAALEILSRESVDLISVDIMMPPGPALEGVTGSHSTGVYLCGEIRKVMPFVDLFCISVVSEQSVIRKLEAINVRFLRKGETPLKTVLDMFNSRLTGVAYSPDRRGRKK, encoded by the coding sequence ATGCCAAAGACAGTGCTACTTGTTGACGATGAGCAAGGCTACCTTGAGGCACTGGCTGATGCACTAGAGTTCCAAGGCTACCGTGTTCTTAAGGCGACCAACGGATCGGCAGCGCTCGAGATCCTCAGCAGAGAGAGTGTTGATCTAATCTCCGTCGACATAATGATGCCGCCGGGTCCCGCGCTTGAAGGTGTAACTGGTAGTCACAGCACGGGGGTGTATCTATGCGGCGAGATCCGAAAGGTGATGCCATTTGTTGACCTTTTCTGCATCAGTGTCGTCAGCGAGCAGTCAGTAATCCGGAAACTTGAGGCGATTAACGTGCGGTTCCTCCGAAAGGGTGAAACGCCGCTCAAGACGGTGCTCGACATGTTCAACTCGCGGCTGACGGGAGTGGCCTACTCGCCGGATCGGCGAGGTCGCAAGAAGTAG
- a CDS encoding type II toxin-antitoxin system VapC family toxin, which translates to MPGPTVYIETTIPSYYFETRTTARAVAWREATRQWWNRHRAGYSLVTSSFVLNELALAPAAKSAPGASLLAGRPILESSPEVERIAGEYIRRRVMPASAVGDAAHLAACSLHGVNFLLTWNCKHLANANKASHIRFVNEQLGLSVPILTTPLELVPEDAS; encoded by the coding sequence GTGCCCGGACCCACCGTCTATATCGAGACGACCATCCCAAGCTATTACTTCGAGACGCGCACCACCGCGCGGGCGGTGGCGTGGCGGGAAGCGACGCGGCAGTGGTGGAATCGGCACCGCGCGGGCTACTCGCTGGTGACCTCGAGCTTCGTGCTCAACGAGCTCGCACTCGCGCCGGCGGCCAAGTCCGCCCCCGGCGCGTCCCTGCTCGCCGGGCGGCCCATCCTGGAGAGCTCGCCGGAGGTCGAGCGGATTGCGGGCGAGTACATCCGTCGCAGGGTGATGCCCGCCAGCGCCGTCGGCGACGCCGCGCACCTCGCCGCGTGCTCCCTCCACGGCGTCAACTTCCTGCTCACGTGGAACTGCAAGCACCTGGCCAACGCCAACAAGGCATCGCACATACGATTCGTCAACGAGCAGTTGGGGCTGTCCGTTCCGATCCTCACGACCCCGCTGGAGCTGGTGCCCGAGGACGCGTCATGA
- a CDS encoding SMI1/KNR4 family protein — MKWLDEVREAAAGACKPATDLEVSIFESESGLVLPAAVREVYQLVGNGGFGPGYLLAGLVNGHRDDQGMCVLDLYLSLCMKDPEQPLWKWPRGVLPICHWGCAVQSCVDCTREGLPMVRFDPCGIESDGRMGQAMWDEGKGFVGWLEAWARGEDLWGSGMRKTV; from the coding sequence ATGAAGTGGCTCGACGAAGTGCGGGAGGCCGCGGCGGGCGCGTGCAAGCCCGCGACCGACCTGGAGGTCTCGATCTTCGAGAGCGAATCCGGGCTCGTTCTGCCCGCGGCCGTCCGCGAGGTGTACCAGTTGGTTGGCAACGGCGGCTTCGGCCCCGGCTACTTGCTCGCGGGGCTGGTCAACGGCCACCGCGACGACCAGGGCATGTGCGTGCTCGACCTGTACCTGTCGCTTTGCATGAAAGACCCTGAGCAGCCGCTGTGGAAGTGGCCGCGGGGCGTTCTGCCAATCTGCCACTGGGGCTGCGCCGTGCAGTCGTGCGTGGACTGCACGCGCGAGGGTCTGCCGATGGTGCGCTTCGATCCCTGCGGCATCGAGTCGGACGGGCGCATGGGCCAGGCGATGTGGGACGAGGGGAAGGGCTTCGTTGGGTGGCTGGAGGCGTGGGCGCGCGGCGAGGACCTGTGGGGCAGCGGGATGCGCAAGACGGTTTAG
- a CDS encoding GreA/GreB family elongation factor — protein sequence MSTVMSSVDKSRLEPVLGPGTSWPSHHLRNLIDTSKIVTPKRIPPDVVTMNSRVRIRDLQWDEVEVVTLVYPDATGYAPGSVSVTAPLGAALLGARVGEEARWMGARGPRRVVVEAIEFQPESAGQYDL from the coding sequence ATGTCCACCGTGATGAGCAGCGTCGACAAGTCCCGCCTCGAGCCGGTGCTGGGGCCCGGCACCTCGTGGCCCAGCCACCACCTCCGCAACCTGATCGACACCTCGAAGATCGTCACGCCCAAGCGCATCCCGCCGGACGTGGTGACGATGAACTCGCGGGTGCGCATCCGCGACCTGCAGTGGGACGAGGTCGAGGTCGTCACGCTGGTGTACCCCGACGCCACCGGCTACGCGCCGGGGAGCGTGAGCGTCACCGCGCCGCTGGGCGCGGCCCTGCTGGGGGCGCGCGTCGGTGAGGAGGCGCGTTGGATGGGGGCGCGTGGGCCGCGGCGCGTGGTCGTCGAGGCCATCGAGTTCCAGCCCGAGAGCGCGGGCCAGTACGACCTGTGA
- a CDS encoding GNAT family N-acetyltransferase, with translation MDVQIRRLTAADTGAYAALRREGLADTPHAFTASDGDDPGQDEAGVARSLAGPGYAIFGAFAADGRLVGAAGINRETRLKRAHRAWVWGVYVTPAFRGRGLARGLVGACVDAAKGWDGVHRVQLSVSATSDTARRVYESLGFVAWGTEIDALRTGGKSYDEVYMSLAI, from the coding sequence ATGGACGTGCAGATCAGACGGCTGACCGCCGCCGACACCGGCGCGTACGCCGCGCTGCGGCGCGAGGGGCTGGCCGACACGCCGCACGCGTTCACCGCGAGCGACGGCGACGACCCCGGGCAGGACGAGGCGGGCGTGGCGAGGTCGCTCGCGGGACCGGGCTACGCGATCTTCGGGGCGTTTGCTGCTGATGGAAGGCTCGTCGGGGCCGCCGGGATCAACCGCGAAACCCGCCTCAAGCGGGCCCACCGCGCCTGGGTGTGGGGCGTGTACGTGACCCCCGCCTTCCGCGGGCGCGGGCTCGCGCGCGGGCTGGTGGGCGCGTGCGTCGACGCGGCCAAAGGATGGGACGGCGTGCACCGGGTGCAGTTGTCGGTGAGCGCTACATCCGACACGGCGCGGCGCGTGTACGAGTCGCTGGGCTTTGTGGCGTGGGGCACGGAGATCGACGCCCTGCGGACGGGCGGGAAGTCGTACGACGAGGTCTACATGAGCCTGGCGATCTGA
- a CDS encoding methyltransferase, with product MSTPPVTPDAIMQLGMAFWGSKTLLTAIEIGLFTELAKAPADLKTLEKKLNLHPRSSRDFLDALVALGMLHREGGLFGKYSNTPATDLYLDKNKPTYAGGMLEMCNARLYGFWGRLTDGLRSGTPQNEVRDGGSFFATLYADPARLRQFLQGMTGLSFGAATAIAQKFPWKDYKTFIDVGAAQGAVPVQVALAHPHLTGGNFDLPEVGPIFNEYVQQHALSSRLKFHPGDFFKDELPRADVYIMGHILHDWDLAEKMQLLRKCYDALPRGGSLIVYESFIDDERRTNAFGLLMSLNMLIETHGGFDYTGADCQGWMREVGFTSTRVEHLCGPDGMVVGVK from the coding sequence ATGAGCACCCCGCCCGTCACCCCCGACGCCATCATGCAGCTGGGCATGGCCTTCTGGGGCAGCAAGACCCTGCTCACGGCCATCGAGATCGGCCTCTTCACCGAGCTCGCAAAGGCCCCTGCCGACCTCAAGACGCTCGAGAAGAAGCTCAACCTCCACCCGCGCTCCAGCCGCGACTTCCTCGACGCCCTCGTCGCCCTGGGCATGCTCCACCGCGAGGGCGGCCTCTTCGGCAAGTACAGCAACACGCCCGCGACCGACCTCTACCTCGACAAGAACAAGCCCACCTACGCCGGCGGTATGCTCGAGATGTGCAACGCCCGCCTCTACGGCTTCTGGGGTCGCCTCACCGACGGCCTGCGCTCCGGCACGCCGCAGAACGAGGTCCGCGACGGCGGCAGCTTCTTCGCCACGCTCTATGCCGACCCCGCCCGCCTCCGCCAGTTCCTGCAGGGCATGACCGGCCTCTCCTTCGGCGCGGCCACTGCCATCGCCCAGAAGTTCCCGTGGAAGGACTACAAGACGTTCATCGATGTCGGGGCCGCGCAGGGCGCGGTGCCCGTGCAGGTCGCCCTCGCCCACCCGCACCTCACCGGCGGCAACTTCGACCTGCCCGAGGTCGGCCCCATCTTCAATGAGTACGTGCAGCAGCACGCCCTCTCTTCGCGCCTGAAGTTCCACCCCGGCGACTTCTTCAAGGACGAGCTGCCCAGGGCCGACGTCTACATCATGGGCCACATCCTCCATGACTGGGACCTCGCGGAGAAGATGCAGCTGCTCCGCAAGTGCTACGACGCCCTGCCCCGCGGCGGGTCGCTCATCGTCTACGAGTCGTTCATCGACGACGAGCGCCGCACCAACGCCTTCGGCCTGCTCATGAGCCTCAACATGCTCATCGAGACCCACGGCGGCTTCGACTACACCGGCGCCGACTGCCAGGGCTGGATGCGCGAGGTCGGCTTCACCTCCACCCGCGTCGAGCACCTCTGCGGCCCCGACGGCATGGTCGTCGGCGTCAAGTGA